A DNA window from Solanum lycopersicum chromosome 3, SLM_r2.1 contains the following coding sequences:
- the LOC101253663 gene encoding mitochondrial carrier protein MTM1 — MVDELKQGENSWIDTAEQSDRVLNVDNDVCLMSQSVVITDGVEPLHPQQPPPQGTNPSSDIPLGFPERAVSAAGAAFLSAVLVNPLDVVKTRLQAQAAGVAYSHPMSNMTSRMAVFGPNMMFADLRCSPSCTRAGVHGTVSICPPDCFQYKGALDVFDKIIRQEGISKLWRGTNAGLALAVPTVGIYLPCYDIFRNKLEEFTAQHAPSLTPYAPLLAGSLARSLACTSCYPIELARTRMQAFKDMNKKPAGVWKTLFEVIANVRSTTSTNFGLQSYRVLWSGLGAQLARDVPFSAICWSTLEPVRRRLLCPLGDEANAVGVLGANFSAGFVAGSIAAAATCPLDVAKTRRQIEMDPARALTMTTRQTLLEIWRDGGLKGLFTGVGPRVGRAGPSVGIVVSFYEVVKYMLHQQYASS; from the exons ATGGTGGATGAATTGAAGCAAGGAGAAAATTCATGGATAGACACTGCCGAGCAGTCGGATAGAGTATTGAATGTTGATAATGATGTTTGCTTGATGTCTCAATCAGTAGTTATCACTGATGGGGTAGAACCCTTACATCCGCAGCAGCCTCCACCTCAGGGTACCAACCCCTCCTCGGATATCCCGTTGGGCTTTCCTGAACGAGCGGTCTCAGCAGCTGGTGCAGCATTTCTCTCTGCAGTCCTTGTTAATCCACTTGATGTTGTCAAG ACCAGATTGCAAGCACAGGCAGCTGGAGTTGCTTATTCACATCCAATGAGTAACATGACTAGCCGCATGGCAGTTTTTGGGCCAAATATG ATGTTTGCAGACCTGAGGTGTTCACCTTCATGTACCCGAGCTGGTGTTCATGGTACAGTATCAATCTGCCCACCTGATTGTTTCCAGTACAAAGGAGCACTTGATGTCTTCGACAAAATTATTCGGCAG GAGGGTATTTCTAAGCTATGGAGAGGTACAAATGCTGGTCTAGCTCTGGCTGTACCAACA GTCGGAATTTACTTGCCTTGCTATGACATTTTTCGCAACAAGTTAGAGGAGTTCACAGCTCAACATGCCCCAAGCTTGACACCATATGCCCCTTTATTAGCTGGTTCTCTGGCACGGTCTTTAGCTTGCACAAGTTGCTATCCTATTGAACTTGCCAGAACACGAATGCAG GCATTTAAGGATATGAACAAGAAGCCTGCTGGAGTCTGGAAGACTTTGTTTGAGGTTATTGCCAATGTCAGGAGCACAACTAGTACCAATTTTGGCT TACAAAGTTATCGTGTACTTTGGTCTGGACTTGGGGCACAGCTTGCTCGCGACGTTCCTTTTTCTGCAATTTGTTGGTCAACTCTTGAACCA GTAAGAAGGCGGCTCCTTTGTCCGCTGGGAGATGAAGCTAATGCCGTAGGTGTCCTAGGTGCAAACTTTTCTGCTGGTTTTGTTGCAGGAAGCATTGCTGCTGCTGCAACATGTCCCCTTGATGTTGCTAAGACTAGAAGACAGATTGAG ATGGACCCTGCCAGGGCGTTGACAATGACGACAAGGCAAACTCTACTTGAGATTTGGAG GGATGGAGGGCTCAAGGGACTGTTTACTGGAGTAGGTCCTCGTGTTGGTCGTGCTGGCCCTTCAGTTGGAATTGTGGTTTCGTTCTATGAAGTTGTCAAATATATGTTACACCAACAATATGCTTCTTCATAG